In the Nocardia asteroides genome, CCGAGCACTTGAAGCCTTGTAGTCATTTCGTTACCGTTATGCGGTCGATGTCACAGCAAGGTCACGACACGTGCCAGGTCACGAGGAGGACGGCAAGCTTGTCACAGCACACCACTCCGCAGGTGCACTGCCGCTCTCTCTTTGACCGGGTGCCCGGTACCAGGACGATTTACACCTCGATGCTTCTTCTCACCTCCGGTCGGTCCGTCCGATGACCGACGCGCTCTCGTTCGACGCCTTCGCGGGCACCCGCCGCCGTCAGGTCGGCTCGCTGCACCGCTACCGGGACGCCGAGCCGACGGCAGCCGTGCTTCCCTTCCGGCCCGCCGCCCCCGACGACCGAACCGGCCACTGCCTGCCGCACGACGGCACGCCCGGCCACTGGCAGGGCACCGACGGCCGCCGGGCCGGCTCCCGCGATCACGACGCGAGCCGGGCCGACGCGCAGACCTGGGGTCAGGGCGGTGCCTGGAACAACGGTGCCCCCGCCGCCCCCGCCTGGGGCGCCGAGCAGGCATGGAACGCCGAGCAGAGCTGGAACGACGCTCCCACCTGGAACGCCGACGCCGCATGGGGCGAGCAGCCGGCCACCCAGGAGTGGCAGGAGGGCGCCGCGTGGGATTCCGAGCGCAACTGGGACGGCGGCTACGACGAGCCGGGTTGGAGCGCCGACCAGGCGTGGAACCCCGAGCCGCAGTGGAGCCCCGAGCAGAGCTGGAGCCCGGACGAGCGCTGGGACGCCGAGCCCGAGGAGCCGGCCGAGGAGGCGGGGCCGCGGCCGCGCTACATCGGCTCGCGCGCGGGCCACAAGGCTGGCACCGGCGCACACCGCCTGCCCGCCCCTCCCGGATCGCTCAAGGGCAGGGCCGCCGTCGTCGCCGTCGCCGCGGGCGCGGTCGTCGCCGCCGGTCAGGCCGCGCTGGCCGCCCCCGG is a window encoding:
- a CDS encoding M23 family metallopeptidase; translation: MTDALSFDAFAGTRRRQVGSLHRYRDAEPTAAVLPFRPAAPDDRTGHCLPHDGTPGHWQGTDGRRAGSRDHDASRADAQTWGQGGAWNNGAPAAPAWGAEQAWNAEQSWNDAPTWNADAAWGEQPATQEWQEGAAWDSERNWDGGYDEPGWSADQAWNPEPQWSPEQSWSPDERWDAEPEEPAEEAGPRPRYIGSRAGHKAGTGAHRLPAPPGSLKGRAAVVAVAAGAVVAAGQAALAAPGQSAQAVDYEAAGQVHEIAAQSMSIADPTTASPESPQMLNISAPTGLDQFSDILQKGARYAEDLAAAESAKFRPLFAKFTSGTYTSGYGARWGVQHLGLDIAGPIGTPIYAVADGTVLESGPASGFGMWVRLLHDDGTVTVYGHIDTATVSQGERVLAGDQIATMGNRGFSTGPHCHFEVWLNGSNKIDPQPWLATRGISLGQMGD